The Columba livia isolate bColLiv1 breed racing homer chromosome 2, bColLiv1.pat.W.v2, whole genome shotgun sequence genome includes the window TGGCTTCACCACAAGTGAGGCAGTCAGATTAGGACATAAAgtaactttttcttctgttttggggAAAGGCATGTTGTTAGTGCAGCTTCATGGATTGTGCTTTGCCTTACACAGAGCAGGTCTGAGCAAGGGCCAAGTTCTGACTTGCTTGTTTCCAGGGTCATTGTCACTGTACCTGTGACAGCAACTATGCTTAAGCTGAGCACCTCAAAGAGTTTAGGAGGCAATCATTAATCCTATCTCTGTGTCCCCATTAAGATAGGGAAGTTAAATCATTTACCAAAAACCTTACTGGGAATAAGTGCATGGTCAGGCATAGGATTCATGGACTTAATTTACTTCTCCCTTATACTAGCAGCGGTGATTACAATTGCATACAGAAAGATCAAAGTGTTTTCTGGTTCCCAAGTCTCAGCCATGAGAATCACAGTACCATTTACCACCCAAGAGAGCAATTATTTATGCTACCAGtgaatggagaaaaacaaacaaaccaaccaaccacaacaaaaaccacaaaaaaaccaaaccaaatccaaTCCCCCCCCCGCCAAACCAatacaacaaacacaaaactaatTTTCTGTGTGTAACTCAGACCTCCTATCTGCATTTTAGGGCAACGTGAAGGACAGCCTGGCTGGTTCTCTCAACTGCCCTGTGCGCAGTTTTAAATTTCACTGAGGCAGGGGGTGGTAAGGGAAGGGAGAGTGGCAAAAATTAGATCTGAGGGAGGTCAACTCTATCCACTTAACTGCTATTGACCCACTTGTAACCAGAGCTGAGCCCAGCCTGGGTATTGGAATTCCTCTGGCCACATCTCTGACAATGCACAGTGCCTGAAAATATCTAAATCCCTGTGGCACAGTGGAGTCCCTATAGCCTGAAACCCACCGTAGATACAGTTTGTCTCATAGCTGCTTGATGTTGAGCATAATAAGAAAGAGGAGCTGGGGTAAATTTACTGAGGGATTAAGAGGAAGAAggtactttcttccttcttgctgggTAAAATGTGGAAAGCCCCAGGGAATTACTGATTTGTGTTTCAGTTGATGTGCTGAAAAACCCCAAGCTTTCTGAGAAAGGATCTTTACAATTAACAAAATCTTGTGCTTTAGTCTGAATCCAGAGTTCCTGAAAAGTTCCCCAACTTGTAGCTTATTTTACACCGTTTTAGGGATGCAAAAGTAGCAAAGTATGATGGAACACAGGGCCCATATTTCTCTCCAGACTCCTGAATATGATTTCCTCATGCAAATACACAAAAGGGGAACCAGATGCTCCTAGTCTCAGCATGAAAAAATTGTGTTAATTTCAGTAATTTACAGTGCAACTGTTATGCCTTGATAAAGTAGCTATACTGATAGAAAGTAAGCACTGACATGCAACCCAAATATGtgtctattaaaataaaatcatcatAATAATAAAGCCTTGGCTTACATTAGTTATAAGTTTGGCTGAAAAGCTGAGCCTTGAACTGTATGAGCTGGCTCTGGCTCCACAGAAAGGTCGAATTCATTACTCGGGAAACCTTCATGGAGAGCACGCTGCCTCAAATCCCAGGGAGCGATGTCAATGAATAAGTATGGACATGGGCTAATTCAAACCCTTCTCCCATCTTTCAAATCAAGTCAgtgatttctctcttctttgtggCTCCCAGCCAATTGTCATTTTCAGTGCATCCTATCCCCCCGCAGTACAAACTGTTTTGGGAATACACTTCATTCCTCCAGCAGCCTCTCAGCAATGCCAAGGAATGTAGGTCTTCTGGTTACAATTAAGAAATTCAACATACGAATGCTCCCCAGGTGCACCAGAACCTGCTGGTGACCTTCATGCAACCAAATCTGAAGGAGTTGAAGCAATTTTTGTTCTTTAGTTCCAATAAAGAGtggagaggaggtggggggaaACCCTCATTCCTCCAGAGAGACCCTGTGCTTTCAGGGATCAGCTGCGCAGAAACTGGCACGGCAAAGTGCAGTTTCCAGGGCTGGGACCTCTGGGCTGTGGGATCACTGGGAGGATGCCAGCCTGTACTGGCAGAGCTGGCACGCTGCGGCGTACGCGGTGGCGAGTGTGCCAGCAGGGCAAGCGCAGGCAGCAGTGGCACCCACCTGCCTGCTGCCACACTCTCCTGGGGATGCCTGGTCCCCATGGCCACAGCTTGCCAGCTGGGTAGGGCTGCCTCTCACTGTCTCCACTCCATCCCCCTGggttgtctctctctttttcaacTCTTCCAGGGCCTCTGTGCAGACACTTTGAGAGCAAACTCTACTGCTGCCTTTTCTCATCTTACATCTCTACCAGGATTGTGTCTGGGTGAGGCAGATTAAGAAGCTATTACAGAATAGCTCTATAgtatctatttaaaaatatagtatCTATTTATCAAAAAAGTGAATACTTTTTGATTGTGAGCATAAATGTATTAGATGTTTTTGAGGTTCCCCGCTCCCTGACCAGCTTTTTTCAGCCTCTGCATTTTCAGCCATAAGCCAGCTTTAAGACTCTTTCCCCTAAAACTCAAGATGACACTGTTGCCCAAGACAAGAAATATATTTGTCTTTTCCAGATGGCGGGAGATGGCGAAGGAATAACATGGAAAGCCCTTGATGTGGAATCTCATTATCCAAGAGAACTCAGAGGGTCCCTGGAGCTCTCCAATGACACCTTCTTTTCACTGAGGATCAAAAATGTGACCAGCCAAAACAGTGGGACATATAAGTGCACACTGGGGAAACAGAGTGGAGAACACAATCTGAGCAGCATAGTCACGTTAAAAGTAACAGGTACGGTAGATGCTTTTGACTGTCCCATGCTCCACATGGCATTTCATTAAGGCAACTGTTTAACAATATTTTACAGACACTAGAACAATGTAACACTTTGCTTTACATTTTAGGTTGCCCTGGAATAGAAAAcgaaaaattaaaaaagtacAAAGCTGAGCTTTTCATGCTGACTTGTCTCgggattttttatttgctgctcATCTTTTTTACCTGTGTAAGTAATTCCCTTTCTCATAAACAAATCatccaaaaacaacaaaaaacctccacTCATTTTCTCTGTTAGCAGCACCTTAAAATAGCTGGTCAGAAGTTGGTGTTCATACTGAATTTATGACCAGATCCTTCAAATAGACAGTACTTTCAAAGCCATAGGAAACTCAGGTGCATGAGGAACACAGGATGGAGTCCCAAAGAGACAAAACACTTCACTGCACCCTGATCTAACTCAAACCAGACAGTCATTTTCCTGCACCCTGGTGCCCATTTCTGCTTCCAGTTACTCTGAGTGCAAGCTACTCTGCAGTTTAAGGGCACATCAGAAGCTCTTCTGGCTTGGTACTTGGGAACAGCATTTGCCTGATATAGAAGCACAGGCCCCTGGTATCCCTCCTCTACCCATGGCTTTGCTTCATGTGACAGCATGATGGACAAGTTCAAATTCACCTATTTTTTTGCCTCAGCTTTCATACCCCTAAATTGATGATAACCCCATTTCAGATGGGCATTTTTGTGAAGCTCTGTCTTTCTTGTGAAACAGACATTTTAAGATCCTCAGAAAAGAACCTCCTTGAAGCTTTATCTGTAACTCCAATGCTGGCTGGTACTTCTAGGAaaggtgggaggaggaggtggtATTTGGGAAGCTCACTGCACAGGAGCAAGACTAACCCTTGTCTATGGCAGCGATGAAGCCACCGCCACATGCAGAGGTCTGCATCCCCTGGCTTAGAGGCAGCACGAGCCTTGGGTGTTGGTACAGAGCAACACCGGCTGCGTTTCTAATTAggaacaaacccaaaccaaccgcAGCATTTTGGGAGGtcaattttaaattttgttgcCTATTTCATATTTGCCTTCTTGTTTTGCTCCTCAGCAGATGAATCATAACTGTTGATTGGAGAATATCTAATTAGCTGCAGCTAAATGTAGCTTTTCATGTATCTTCAGGGAGCAATTAAATTTATGCCTGTCTCTTTGTTAGATTGACAATCCTGCCAGTAATTTGTGCCGTTCAGACTAAGGTTTGACAAGATAAATCTTGTAGGAATTTGTTAGGATGAAAGCATGAAAGCAAGGATATCACTCAGAAGAGACAGATGCCCCTGTTCTGCTCAGTGTCCTGAAACAATTTCAGATTTCTACAGAAACCTCTCCTTCccataagtaaaaaaaaagtcccagttttagtggtgcagttaaaaaaaagcagagctgtGTAGTGAAGATAACCACCCTGGTGGAATTATCATGTATCTCACTCTTGGGTGATGTACAGTCTCAAGTATCAACCTAGCTTTCAGCAAAGTTTAATATCAACCTGATCTCACAAGTAAGCTTCATTATTTCAAATGCCTGTTAAGTTCTTACAGGTTGCCTTGTACTCTCCTTTAGTGGAGATTGTGCCTTATCTCCGCTAAACTCAACAGCAACATTAAGTTTAGGACTGGTGTCAGGAATAGGGCTTGACTTTGACAActtgttgaaaatattttggacaCAGACCTGTACTGAAGGCAGGTGGAAACAAACTTTCAAGAGTTTGATGCAGTGCCTGTTTATATGAAAACttgaattaaatataaatttccTTTTGTGACTAAGGCTTTTGCCCTATAAAGCTCCTTGACTGAGAAAGGATGCTGGATGGTGAATGCTTCTGGtgacaaataaatcaaaaaggTGTAAGGTGTGGGTAGCAAGGAGAAGAAGTAGAACtttcacacttaaaaaaaaaaattgctttcttaGGAGCCCTCAGTTttaagttttcctttctgttttgttttagacATGCCTAAGAAAAGAGAGTATGTCTCTCAATTATCAAAAAACCAGACCAGATATGAAACACGTGCTCACCGTCATCAATGTACATGAAATGTCAAGTGTCCAGGATTCAAACCATGACAGCTCTTGCAAAAATGGGCTTACTTCAAGTTCTGTCTGAGCTGATGTTGATGGCACCATGGGCTCATCAGTAAACATGACACAAGCTGGATGGCCGAGTGGTACGTAGAGGAAATAAATGCTAATATACAGCCTCTTCAGAACAGCCTGAAAGCATAGGTAATCCATCACTGAACTGCTTGTGCTGGACAAGCCTTCGAAAAGCTCCATTATGCACTACAGTAACTTTTGGGAGTTTGGTAGCTAAGAAATACCATTACAGCTACACAATGGTGTTAGTATGCTGTTATGAAGTTGATATCAACTTTATTTTAGTCCGCTGTGAAGCCCCCTTATCCCGAGCAAGAATGCTCCTGTGAGACGAAGACCAGCTTATAAGGAGGCCATGGCAATGCAAAGCTGGTTAATTAAGCCCTTCACTGAACTAATAGCTCTCGTCTTTCAAAAGCAAACTCAACAGGTGCTGCAGTATGGAAAGTGAAGTGTGTGGGGCTGTGTCTGCTCCAAGCCTGATTCTGGATGGAGTTCCTTTACTGGAAACAGTTTGTAACTTGTCATGTGATGTTCAAGTAAGCTGAAGAGGTAACTTCATACTCTTATCCCGGGTGGATCGAATCAACATTCACTTTCAAATCTCAGAGTGACAGACAAGCTGAAATGTAAGGGAGATAATATTCTAGAAGTCTTTCTGTACTGAGAGGAACTTTCTATCTCTTCAAGAGGAGTTGGGACACATTTCCCAGAGGCATCTCTAGTTAGGTCAATACATAGGAAGCTTCAATGAGGCTGTTAACcttaaagcaacaaaaataagaatgaagcAGCCAGTGACATTACAGTCATGTGAAGATAACTTATTTTGTGGTTTATAAAACTTGAAGTCGAATGTAGGTGACACCTATGTCAGTCAAGTTACATGACTGATAACCAAAGCCATGGCTCGGAAGAAATCAACTGTTCATATCTTTGTGATGACACAGCCGTGAGACATAGGAATGGGAGATGAGACAGATGAGCACCTGCTTTTGATGTTGACAGTGTGTAGTAAGTATGAAGCACGGACATGAGAAAAACTGGACTCAGGCATACAATATAAGGGAGAGAAGGCTTGTCCTCTTGgacaaaagaaagcaagagagatTCTGGAGTCTGAAATCAAGGACTTTCCCTTATCAGGCTGCTGGttctgaaagcaaagaaagaggaGTCTAGAGTGACTGCAGGTGTTTAGACTACAACATAAGAATTTGAGCCAAAACACGAAAATTTGCAAGCACCTAAGAAcacaatctttaaaaaaaagttcttcaAGAGTATAACCACAACACTGGGATTTTTAACACTGTTTGGAATTCCAGGCTGTGACAAGGCAGCTCTCTCTGCAATCCTTTGACTGATTTTAAAGCACTGATGGTGGGAAAGCACTGTGCATCCTCCTTATCGCCTCTGTGAGCATGGTAAATGTCTCCATTGATGGAGTTCAAGGGGCTCCTGACCAG containing:
- the CD83 gene encoding CD83 antigen; the encoded protein is MSSMVCALLIVVCNVWCLIHGASVAVPDVAVRCAEEVLLPCKVLWDSSVTYQRASWYKMAGDGEGITWKALDVESHYPRELRGSLELSNDTFFSLRIKNVTSQNSGTYKCTLGKQSGEHNLSSIVTLKVTGCPGIENEKLKKYKAELFMLTCLGIFYLLLIFFTCTCLRKESMSLNYQKTRPDMKHVLTVINVHEMSSVQDSNHDSSCKNGLTSSSV